CGAGCTTCACATCGATGCCCCCCGGGAGATGGTGTTCTCCTACTTCACCGACCCGGACAAGATGGCGCGCTGGATGGGGATCGAGCACCGCCTCGACCCCGTGCCGGGCGGCACCTTCCGCGTCGACATGAACGGTCGCAACGTCGCCGCAGGCCAGTTCGTCGAGGTGGAGCCCCCGGCGCGAGTCGTCTTCACGTGGGGCTGGGAGGCGAACGAGGAGCTGCCGCCAGGCTCGTCCACGGTCGACGTACGCCTGACCGCCGAGGGCGACAAGACGATCGTCCATTTCGTCCACCGGGACCTGTCGCCGGTGCAGGCGGAGCGCCATGGTGAGGGGTGGGACCACTTCCTCGCCCGGCTCGGCGTGGCCGCGACTGGCGGCGACCCCGGACCCGATCCCTACCTCGACCCGTCGCCGTGACCACTGCTCGGCTAGCGTCGGCCGTCGTGGCGTTCGGTGGGTGGCCGGCCGAAGCAATCGAGTTCTACGAGGGGCTCGAGGCGGACAACTCGAAGACCTACTGGCAGGCCCACAAGGCGGAGTACGAGCAGCTCGTGCACCAGCCCATGCAGGAGCTGCTGGCCGAGCTGGCGACCGAGTTCGGCGAAGGACGGATCATGCGTCCGTATCGGGACATTCGCTTCAGTCCCGACAAGTCGCCGTACAAGACGGCCATGGCCGCGTCGCTCGCGTCGGGCGGCTACATCCAGCTGTCGGCCGACGGTCTCGGCGCGGGATGCGGCAGGTACATGCTGGACGCAGAGCAGCTCGACCGCTACCGACGGGCGGTCGTCGAAGACCGCAGCGGCGCCCAGCTGGCCTCGATCGTCGCCGCCACGGCCAAGCGCGGGATCGAGGTGACCGCCCACGAGACGCTGAAGACCGCCCCCAGGGGATTCCCGAAGGACCATCCCCGAGCCGAGCTGCTGCGCCACAAAGGCCTGGTGACATGGAAGCGGTGGCCGGTCGGCAACTGGCTCGGCACCAGACAGGCCAAGAAGCGGGTCGTCGACTTCCTGCACGCCTCGGCGCCGCTCAACGACTGGTTGGCGACCCACGTGACGTGAGCGGGTTGGCGGGCCGGAGATCCTCGCATACAAACAAAGAGCAAGAACCAAGGACACAGGAGATTGACATCATGAGCCAGCCCGTTATCCACTTCGAGGTCCTCGGCAAGGATGCCAAGGCGCTCCAGGACTACTACAGCTCGCTGTTCGACTGGAAGATCAACGCCGACAACCCGATGAGCTACGGCATGGTCGAGCCCGGCAAGGACGGTATCGCCGGAGGTGTCGCAGCATCACAGGACGGTAAGCCGGCCGTCACGTTCTACGTGCAGGTGGCGGACCTGCAGGCGGCGCTGGACAAGGCCCAGAAGCTCGGCGGCAAGACCGCCATGCCGCCGATGGACGTGCCCGGCGGACCCTCCATCGCCCAGTTCACCGACCCGGCCGGGAACCTGATTGGTCTCGTCAAGGAGATGTGACCGGCCGAGTCGTGCTCAGGGTGAGATTCAGGGCGTGATGGACATCTTGCCGACCACCCGTCGACCGAGGGGCTCGTCGCCGGCGAACGCGACGCGGCCCGAGGCGACGGCGTGGTCGGCCGTCCATCGCCCGGTGGCCAGACAGGCGTAGGTCTCGCTGTCGGTCGAGATGCGCACCGTGGGGTCGGCCGGTGGTTCGATCGGCCGGGCCCGGCCGTCGCTCATGACCACGGCGACGCGGCGCGTCTCTGACGCCGGCGGCCCCGCCAGCTCGAGCACGAGGGTCGTGCCGTCGGGGGGACCGACCCGCTTGCCGACGACGTAGCCGAACGAGGAGACGAGCCGGTCGAGCGCCGCCTCGGGTGCCGGTCCGTCGAGGTGGCCCGGACGTCCGAGGGCGCGTCGGATGTCCTGCTCGTGTGTCCAGCAGTCCATGACCCTCACGTCCATGAACGTGGCGTACGGCACCTCGCCCACCGGGCTCGGGGTGCTCGCCTCCAGCTCCTCGTCGGTCATGGCCTCGAGGGCGGCGACCCGGGCGGCCGTCACCTCCTCGAACTCGGCCAGGACCTTGTCGCCGGGCACCTGGCGCCGGGCGTCGACCCACGCCTCGTTCATCTGGCCCATGGGGTTGTGGACATGCGGCAGGCCGGCGGGAGCAGGGTCGGGCGACGGCCGTCCGAGGAGCACCGACTCGGTGCCGATGACGTGGGCCAGCTGGTCCCGCACCGTCCAACCGGGGCAGTCGGTGATCGTGTCCCACTGCTCGGGGCTCAGGTCCTCGCAGGCGGCGGCTGTCGATCGCCACACCTGGGCGAGCTGGTCGATGGGCGCTCTGTCGGGCATGCCGGGATTCTCGCCCCGCTCGGCGGCCTTTGACAACGGCGTCGGTCCCTCCTGGCCGAGGACCTCGAAGGGCACCACTGGACGTTTCGCCCAGGCTCGCCCCCGCGATGCTCGCGTAGGAAGCTGGGGGTCGGGGGACGAACTACTCAATTCGTGCAGGCGAGGATTCTGGCGGCGGCGTTGGTGGTGACCGGTTCGCTCTCGTCGCTGGCGGTGCCGAGCGTGGCCGGCGCCGCGGGCGCCGCGGGCGCCCCCACCTTCGAGCCCCGGCCGTGGACGCCTCAGACGGAAGCGCAGGACTTCTCCAAGGTGGAGGAGCGCCAGACGATCTACGACACGCCCGGCTACCAGGCCCTGCTGCGGACGATCGGCACCCAGAACGAGGTGGCGACCGAGCTCGAGCAGGTCAACGATCCCGGGCGTCTCTTCCAGGCCGACCTCTGCGGACGGGGCGAGGACGGCTGCACTGGCGACGCCCGTCTCTACGCCTGGCAGACGAGCGGCTACGGGATCGTGCAGCCTGTCTACTTCACCGCCCGAGACGGGGCCACGATCTCCGGGCACGTGTGGGCCACCCGCGCCGGGCCCGCCCAGCGTCCGGGCATCGTGATCGCCGACGGCTCGGTGCAGGCCGACGAGCAGCTCTACTGGTACGCGGCGCAGGCCCTGGCCAAGGCCGGCTACGTGGTGCTCACCTGGGACGAGCAGGG
The genomic region above belongs to Acidimicrobiales bacterium and contains:
- a CDS encoding DUF2461 domain-containing protein; the protein is MAFGGWPAEAIEFYEGLEADNSKTYWQAHKAEYEQLVHQPMQELLAELATEFGEGRIMRPYRDIRFSPDKSPYKTAMAASLASGGYIQLSADGLGAGCGRYMLDAEQLDRYRRAVVEDRSGAQLASIVAATAKRGIEVTAHETLKTAPRGFPKDHPRAELLRHKGLVTWKRWPVGNWLGTRQAKKRVVDFLHASAPLNDWLATHVT
- a CDS encoding SRPBCC domain-containing protein, which produces MPDSPDSPDSEARTTFTRELHIDAPREMVFSYFTDPDKMARWMGIEHRLDPVPGGTFRVDMNGRNVAAGQFVEVEPPARVVFTWGWEANEELPPGSSTVDVRLTAEGDKTIVHFVHRDLSPVQAERHGEGWDHFLARLGVAATGGDPGPDPYLDPSP
- a CDS encoding maleylpyruvate isomerase family mycothiol-dependent enzyme, giving the protein MPFEVLGQEGPTPLSKAAERGENPGMPDRAPIDQLAQVWRSTAAACEDLSPEQWDTITDCPGWTVRDQLAHVIGTESVLLGRPSPDPAPAGLPHVHNPMGQMNEAWVDARRQVPGDKVLAEFEEVTAARVAALEAMTDEELEASTPSPVGEVPYATFMDVRVMDCWTHEQDIRRALGRPGHLDGPAPEAALDRLVSSFGYVVGKRVGPPDGTTLVLELAGPPASETRRVAVVMSDGRARPIEPPADPTVRISTDSETYACLATGRWTADHAVASGRVAFAGDEPLGRRVVGKMSITP
- a CDS encoding VOC family protein, which produces MSQPVIHFEVLGKDAKALQDYYSSLFDWKINADNPMSYGMVEPGKDGIAGGVAASQDGKPAVTFYVQVADLQAALDKAQKLGGKTAMPPMDVPGGPSIAQFTDPAGNLIGLVKEM